The segment ATGGTGCGGTGACGTGGATCTCGTGCGCGGGCGGCGCCAGTCGCCCGCGCACGGTTCCATCCGGACCACCGACTTCAGGCGAGTCGCCCCAGGCCAGATCGCTGGCTGGCGCGAGTGAGCCTGCCTGTGCAAGAGCACAGTCCCCGCGATGGAACGGACGGATCACCCGACGAGATGACGAGGCCCCGACATGAATCTGACCGCGCTCAAATACGCTGTCTCCCTGGCCCGCGAGAAGCATTTCGGCCGGGCGGCCGAGGCCTGCGAGGTGTCGCAGCCGACCCTGTCGATCGCGATCAAGAAGCTCGAAGAGGAGTTGCAGGTCCAGCTGTTCGAGCGCACGACCACCGCGGTGGCCGTGACGCCGCTGGGCGAGGAGATCCTGCACCAGGCGCAGGCCGCGCTGGAACGGGCGGCCGATATCGTGGAAATCTCGCGGCGCGGACACGATCCCCTGACGGGGCCATTGAAGCTGGGCGCGCTCCCCACCATCAGCCCCTATCTGGTGCCCGTGGTCATGGCACGCATGATGAACCGCGCGCCCCGCATGCCGCTGATCCTGACCGAGGACGACGCCCCGCACCTGATCGAGATGTTGCGTGCCGGCGAGATCGACGCCGCCATTCTCTCGAACCCCCACCACGACCCGACCCTCAGGATTGTGGACCTGTACGACGAGCCCTTCCTTGTGGCCCTGCCGGTCGGCCACCCGCTGGCCCGGCGCGAGTACATCAGCTGCGCCGATCTGCAGCGGGAGAAACTGCTGTTGCTGGAGGCTGGCGACTGCGTGCGTGAGCACATCCTCAAGACCTGTCCGGAGTTCGCCCGCCTGGGTCTGGCAAGCCCCGGCCTGCCGGGCAACCTCAAGGGTTCTTCGCTGGAGACCATCAAGCATATGGTGGCTGCCGGCATGGGCGTCACCCTGCTGCCACGACTCAGTGTCCCGGCACTGCTGCCGGGCAGCGGCGGTACGGCGCCAACGGAGACCCTGTGCTACCGGCCCTTTGCGGGAACACCGCCCGTGCGGCGGGTCGTGCTGGCCTGGCGCCGCAGTTACACCCGGGACATGGCGATGGAGCTGCTGCTGCAGACCATCCGCGCCTGTGAACTGCCGGGCGTCGAGCGGCTGAGTTGAGCTCAGATCGTCAAGGGATCCACATCCACCGCCCAGCGGATCAGGCCCTTGCCTTCGGGGCCCTGCCGCACTTCATGCAGCACTGCGTGCCAGCCCGCCAGAAAGCGTTGCAGCGCAGCACGTGAAGGCGATTCGATCAGCATCTGCGCTCGCTCCACATTGGCCACCCGCTGCACGCTCATGGGCACGGCCGGGTAGAGCGTGACCTTGAGCGCCGCGGCGGCTTCGGTGCCAAAGGTGCTGGCGGCGTTGAGGAAGGCCTGCGCGGTTTCCTGCGTGCGCGCCTCGGCGCGCACCAGGGCCTGGAAGCTGTAGGGCGGCAGGCCGGCCTGTTCACGTTCCTTCAACTGCTGCGCGGCGAAACCCGGGTAGTCGTGTTTCTTCAGGTTCTCGTAGAGCGGGTGGGTGGGGTGCTGGGTCTGCACCCACATCTCGCTCTGCGCGCTGATGCCGGCGTCGCGTCCGGCGCGGCCCGCCGCCTGCATCAAGAGGCTGAACAGGCGCTCGGGCGCGCGGAAGTCGCTGGAGAAAAGCGCGCTGTCGGGGTTGGCGGCGGCCACCAGGGTGATGCGTCGGAAGTCGTGGCCCTTGGCGATCATCTGCGTGCCGACCAGCACGTCCAC is part of the Rhodoferax sp. BAB1 genome and harbors:
- a CDS encoding hydrogen peroxide-inducible genes activator, whose protein sequence is MNLTALKYAVSLAREKHFGRAAEACEVSQPTLSIAIKKLEEELQVQLFERTTTAVAVTPLGEEILHQAQAALERAADIVEISRRGHDPLTGPLKLGALPTISPYLVPVVMARMMNRAPRMPLILTEDDAPHLIEMLRAGEIDAAILSNPHHDPTLRIVDLYDEPFLVALPVGHPLARREYISCADLQREKLLLLEAGDCVREHILKTCPEFARLGLASPGLPGNLKGSSLETIKHMVAAGMGVTLLPRLSVPALLPGSGGTAPTETLCYRPFAGTPPVRRVVLAWRRSYTRDMAMELLLQTIRACELPGVERLS